The Spirosoma foliorum genome has a window encoding:
- a CDS encoding LysR family transcriptional regulator, which translates to MEIRHLQMVKEVANTGNLTRAADQLFLTQSALSHQLKEVEGYFNTQLFIRDKKQMRLTQAGTIVLQAAEKILQEVAETRAKVRTLIDEEAGEIRLCTQCYTSYHWLAGFLREFQLIYPKVDIKVELEAATQDAVKHLLTNKIDVAITEGDDNPKFLYTPLFQDEFVAIVAPDHPWADRSWVELSEFASQSYIMYNIPDEESDNFMMIFKNCRPAKVYKITLTEAILEMVKADLGVAVMPTWVVRPYVQSGQLATVRITEKRILRTWYAATLKNKQQPLFTDAFVKQLACYMKEMDGYACTTS; encoded by the coding sequence ATGGAAATCCGACATCTTCAAATGGTGAAAGAGGTAGCCAACACAGGAAACCTGACCAGAGCCGCCGATCAGTTATTCTTGACGCAGTCGGCCCTGAGCCATCAGCTAAAAGAAGTTGAGGGTTACTTTAATACACAGCTTTTTATTCGCGACAAGAAGCAGATGCGTCTGACGCAGGCGGGGACAATTGTTTTACAGGCAGCCGAGAAGATTCTTCAGGAAGTAGCCGAAACACGGGCTAAAGTTCGAACGCTGATTGATGAGGAGGCTGGCGAGATCCGACTTTGTACCCAATGTTACACATCGTACCACTGGCTGGCTGGTTTTTTGCGGGAGTTCCAGTTAATTTATCCGAAAGTAGATATTAAGGTTGAGTTGGAGGCTGCCACGCAGGATGCTGTTAAGCATTTGTTAACGAACAAAATCGATGTGGCAATCACTGAAGGAGATGACAATCCCAAGTTTCTGTATACCCCACTATTTCAGGATGAGTTTGTGGCGATTGTGGCTCCTGATCATCCCTGGGCTGATCGTAGTTGGGTTGAGTTGAGCGAGTTTGCCAGTCAGAGTTATATCATGTATAATATTCCTGACGAAGAGAGCGACAATTTCATGATGATCTTCAAAAATTGTCGTCCAGCCAAAGTGTATAAAATCACGTTGACCGAAGCGATTCTGGAGATGGTCAAAGCAGACCTGGGGGTAGCTGTTATGCCAACCTGGGTAGTTCGGCCTTATGTGCAATCGGGGCAATTAGCTACTGTGCGCATTACCGAGAAACGCATTCTTCGGACCTGGTATGCCGCCACGTTAAAGAACAAACAACAGCCCCTGTTTACTGACGCTTTTGTTAAGCAACTCGCCTGTTATATGAAAGAAATGGATGGTTATGCCTGTACAACCAGTTAG
- a CDS encoding bifunctional aconitate hydratase 2/2-methylisocitrate dehydratase gives MSTYNEYQKQIIEREAQGLHPLPIDGAELMYEVIEQIKDGDHEHREDSLNFFIYNVLPGTTNAARVKAKFLKEIILGESIVNEIPPAFAFDQLSHMKGGPSIEVLLDLALGEDETIAKNAAEVLKTQVFLYEADTDRLANAYKNGNPIAKDILESYAQAEFYTKLPDIPEEIDLVTFVAGIGDISTDLLSPGSDAHSRSDRELHGQCMFEHNKAQQAALKALKEQYPDKRVMLVAEKGTMGVGSSRMSGVNNVALWIGKSASPFVPFVNIAPVVAGTNGISPIFLTTVGVTGGIGLDLKNWVKKLDENGKLVVDADGQPVLEQTYSVDTGTFLTVNTKTKKLYKDGQEVMDVSSAFTPQKIEFMKAGGSYSIEFGKKLQTFAAKTLGITAPLVFAPSKEISHPGQGLTAVEKIFNRNAVGTSGATLHAGSYVRVKVNIVGSQDTTGLMTAQELESMAATIISPIVDAGYQSGCHTASVWDSKSQQNIPKLMSFMNDFGLITARDPKGVYHAMTDVIHKVLNDITIDDWAIIIGGDSHTRMSKGVAFGADSGTVALALATGESSMPIPESVKVTFKGKMQDHLDFRDVVHATQIQMLKEFKGENVFQGRIIEVHIGTLLSDQAFTFTDWTAEMKAKAAICISQPETLIESLEIAKDRIKIMIEKGMDNEKQVLQGLINKANQRIEEIRSGDKPPLAPDENAKYYAEFVVDLDAINEPMIADPDVNNVDASKRYTHDTIRDLTYYDGEKHVDLGFVGSCMVHKGDIKIVAKMLKNLEEQSGKVEFQAPLVVASPTYNIIAELKEEGDWEVLEKYSGFEFDDAAPKTAARTKYENILYLERPGCNLCMGNQEKAEQGDTVMATSTRLFQGRVVKDSDRKKGESLLASTPVVVLSAILGRTPTIEEYKAAVKGIKLTQFSPPIQKMTTSPSPAHQLNF, from the coding sequence ATGAGCACATATAACGAGTATCAAAAGCAGATTATAGAAAGAGAAGCTCAGGGGCTTCATCCATTGCCGATTGACGGGGCTGAGTTGATGTACGAGGTCATTGAACAGATCAAAGATGGAGATCATGAGCACCGAGAAGATTCCCTCAACTTCTTTATTTATAATGTGTTACCGGGAACCACAAATGCGGCTCGTGTAAAGGCGAAGTTTTTGAAGGAAATTATTCTTGGTGAGTCTATCGTAAACGAAATCCCACCTGCCTTTGCTTTTGATCAATTATCTCACATGAAGGGAGGTCCTTCTATTGAGGTTCTACTGGATTTAGCCCTGGGCGAGGATGAGACGATTGCAAAAAACGCTGCAGAAGTACTCAAAACACAGGTTTTTCTGTACGAAGCGGACACCGACCGTTTAGCGAATGCGTATAAAAACGGCAACCCAATCGCCAAAGATATTCTCGAAAGTTATGCGCAGGCAGAGTTCTATACCAAGTTGCCGGACATCCCTGAAGAGATTGACCTAGTAACGTTCGTTGCTGGTATCGGTGATATTTCTACCGACTTGCTGTCTCCGGGAAGTGATGCGCACTCCCGCTCAGACCGTGAGCTTCATGGCCAGTGTATGTTTGAGCACAATAAAGCTCAACAGGCAGCCCTGAAGGCGCTGAAAGAACAATATCCTGACAAGCGGGTTATGCTGGTTGCCGAAAAAGGCACCATGGGTGTAGGTTCTTCGCGGATGTCGGGGGTGAACAACGTGGCTCTGTGGATTGGTAAGTCGGCCAGCCCTTTCGTACCGTTCGTTAACATTGCTCCGGTAGTAGCAGGAACCAACGGTATCTCGCCGATCTTTTTGACTACCGTTGGTGTAACGGGTGGTATTGGCTTAGACCTTAAAAACTGGGTTAAAAAGTTAGATGAGAATGGCAAGCTGGTAGTTGATGCCGACGGTCAGCCCGTTTTAGAGCAAACCTATTCGGTGGACACCGGGACTTTTCTTACCGTTAATACAAAGACCAAAAAGCTGTATAAAGATGGGCAGGAGGTAATGGATGTTAGTTCAGCCTTCACTCCTCAGAAGATCGAATTCATGAAAGCCGGTGGGTCTTACTCCATCGAATTTGGCAAAAAACTACAGACGTTTGCCGCTAAAACCCTTGGCATCACGGCTCCTCTGGTATTTGCCCCATCCAAAGAAATTTCTCATCCAGGACAAGGCCTTACTGCAGTAGAGAAAATTTTCAATAGAAACGCAGTTGGAACCTCCGGTGCTACGTTACATGCAGGTTCTTATGTTCGTGTAAAGGTAAATATTGTTGGCTCTCAGGATACGACAGGCCTGATGACGGCTCAGGAGTTGGAGTCGATGGCGGCAACGATAATTTCTCCAATCGTAGATGCCGGTTATCAATCAGGTTGTCACACCGCATCGGTTTGGGATAGTAAATCGCAGCAGAACATTCCCAAGCTGATGAGTTTTATGAATGACTTCGGTCTGATTACGGCTCGGGACCCAAAAGGTGTCTATCATGCGATGACCGATGTAATTCACAAGGTTCTGAATGACATCACGATAGATGATTGGGCTATCATTATTGGTGGCGACTCCCATACCCGGATGTCTAAAGGCGTTGCGTTCGGTGCCGACTCCGGTACGGTTGCGCTGGCATTGGCCACGGGCGAATCATCTATGCCTATTCCTGAATCGGTTAAAGTGACGTTCAAAGGCAAAATGCAGGATCACCTGGATTTCCGTGATGTAGTGCATGCTACCCAAATCCAGATGTTAAAGGAGTTTAAAGGGGAAAATGTATTCCAGGGACGGATTATAGAAGTACATATCGGAACCTTGCTTTCTGATCAGGCCTTCACCTTCACAGACTGGACGGCAGAAATGAAAGCCAAAGCAGCAATCTGTATTTCCCAGCCTGAAACCCTCATCGAATCATTAGAGATCGCGAAAGACCGCATTAAGATCATGATCGAAAAGGGCATGGATAATGAGAAGCAGGTACTGCAAGGCTTAATCAATAAAGCGAATCAACGGATCGAGGAAATCAGATCAGGCGACAAGCCGCCATTAGCACCTGATGAGAACGCTAAGTATTACGCAGAATTCGTGGTCGATCTGGATGCTATCAACGAGCCAATGATTGCCGACCCTGACGTAAATAACGTGGATGCCTCAAAACGCTACACGCACGATACCATTCGTGACCTAACGTATTACGACGGCGAAAAGCATGTTGACCTTGGTTTTGTTGGCTCCTGCATGGTCCATAAAGGCGATATCAAGATCGTTGCCAAGATGCTGAAAAACCTGGAGGAACAATCTGGAAAAGTTGAGTTCCAGGCTCCTTTAGTAGTGGCATCCCCTACTTATAATATCATCGCTGAACTCAAGGAAGAAGGCGATTGGGAGGTGTTGGAAAAGTATTCTGGTTTTGAATTTGACGATGCTGCTCCTAAAACTGCCGCTCGTACCAAATACGAAAACATTCTGTATCTGGAGCGCCCTGGTTGTAACCTGTGTATGGGTAACCAGGAAAAAGCAGAGCAGGGCGATACCGTAATGGCTACCTCTACTCGTCTGTTCCAGGGGCGTGTGGTGAAAGATTCAGATCGTAAGAAAGGAGAGTCATTATTGGCCTCTACCCCAGTGGTTGTTCTTTCGGCCATTCTGGGCAGAACTCCTACCATTGAGGAATATAAAGCGGCTGTTAAAGGGATTAAGCTAACTCAGTTTTCACCGCCTATCCAAAAAATGACGACGAGCCCTTCACCGGCCCATCAGCTTAATTTTTAG
- a CDS encoding sensor histidine kinase: MDTLNAQFLSFNQKIRLALSVFAIYWPIRQYVSLDHLDWDIIQKNWLLWLIELVVTVLYFTFWLSVTEWIEQRFVGSFRTGFLVEFKLPAQLLTLLIAGLLAVVFNIGYGALWRRLDWALNHDGTELIGRNGEPPFQNHHNFPGNGPRGDDPHGHGPRGNGPHGHDFRGNDRHRRDKLNNGLVVITLLSAFYLAANRRGYKQLQELRVNGEQLKREAAQAQMLALKNQVNPHFLFNSLNILSSLVEIDQKLSVQFISRLSKAFRYVLEHPDTELVALKTELEFLDSYTFLLNIRFDEKLKVMQTVTDEQANRYSIAPLTLQLLLENVVKHNQMSSEQPLTVLIYVEGEYLIVSNPILLRPTPQRSTGMGLQNIKNRYRLLTDKAVEATEQDGFFVVKIPLLS; the protein is encoded by the coding sequence ATGGATACCCTCAACGCTCAGTTTTTATCCTTCAATCAAAAAATCCGGCTGGCGCTTAGTGTCTTTGCCATCTACTGGCCTATCCGTCAGTATGTAAGCCTGGATCACTTAGATTGGGATATCATTCAGAAAAATTGGCTTCTCTGGCTGATCGAACTGGTGGTGACGGTGCTTTATTTTACGTTTTGGCTGAGCGTCACGGAGTGGATCGAACAACGGTTTGTGGGCTCCTTTCGAACGGGTTTTCTGGTGGAATTCAAATTGCCCGCTCAATTGCTTACTTTACTGATAGCGGGGCTATTAGCCGTTGTTTTTAACATTGGGTATGGTGCCTTGTGGCGACGGCTGGACTGGGCCTTGAATCATGATGGCACAGAACTGATAGGCCGTAACGGCGAACCACCGTTCCAAAACCATCACAACTTTCCGGGAAACGGCCCTCGTGGAGACGATCCTCACGGTCATGGCCCTCGTGGCAACGGCCCTCATGGGCATGATTTTCGTGGCAATGACCGTCATCGGCGCGATAAGCTAAATAACGGACTGGTCGTGATCACTTTGCTGTCGGCGTTTTATCTGGCTGCTAACCGGCGGGGCTATAAACAACTTCAGGAATTACGGGTCAATGGGGAGCAACTCAAACGGGAAGCGGCACAGGCGCAGATGCTGGCGCTGAAAAACCAGGTGAATCCCCATTTTCTCTTTAATAGCCTCAATATTTTGTCGTCGCTGGTAGAAATTGATCAGAAGTTGTCGGTTCAGTTTATATCTCGATTGTCCAAAGCATTTCGGTACGTATTGGAGCATCCTGATACCGAGTTGGTTGCGTTGAAAACGGAACTGGAGTTTTTAGATTCCTATACGTTTCTATTGAATATTCGCTTCGATGAAAAACTAAAAGTGATGCAGACTGTGACCGATGAACAGGCCAACCGGTATTCGATTGCACCTTTAACGCTTCAATTGCTGCTCGAAAATGTGGTGAAGCATAACCAGATGTCTAGTGAGCAACCTCTGACGGTCTTAATTTATGTTGAAGGGGAGTATTTGATCGTCTCAAATCCCATTCTATTACGACCTACTCCGCAGCGGTCGACAGGCATGGGACTCCAAAATATTAAAAATCGGTACCGACTATTGACCGACAAAGCCGTTGAGGCCACCGAACAGGATGGATTTTTTGTCGTTAAAATTCCACTACTCTCATGA
- a CDS encoding LytR/AlgR family response regulator transcription factor codes for MNVVIIEDESLSVRRLEKMLSEYDPTIQVLAKLPSVTKALRWFNEHQAELPDLIFMDIHLEDDSAFRIIEETQLELPIIFTTAYDQYTLQAFKANSIDYLLKPIDTDELGAALDKFKRVHLANKAVSSANVDALIQSLRLPSSVYKDRFMVTIGTKIQSIQTDQIAYFFYDEKSTWLQTHDGRPISVEYSLEKLATLLDPNQFFRINRAYLITFDAIKTIHTDSSGKLKLDLEPISRHEVFVSGDRVTDFKAWLGK; via the coding sequence ATGAACGTCGTCATTATTGAAGATGAATCGCTTAGTGTCAGGCGATTAGAAAAGATGCTATCCGAGTATGATCCAACCATTCAGGTGCTGGCGAAGTTGCCATCCGTGACTAAAGCCCTTCGCTGGTTTAATGAGCATCAGGCTGAGCTACCAGATTTGATCTTCATGGATATTCACCTGGAAGATGATAGTGCGTTTCGGATTATTGAGGAGACGCAGCTTGAGTTGCCCATCATTTTCACGACGGCTTACGATCAATACACGCTCCAGGCGTTCAAAGCCAACAGCATCGACTACCTGCTCAAACCCATCGACACCGATGAATTAGGCGCTGCTTTGGATAAATTCAAGCGGGTTCACCTGGCCAATAAAGCGGTCTCGTCAGCCAATGTGGATGCCTTAATTCAGTCACTTCGGCTACCATCGTCGGTCTATAAAGACCGGTTCATGGTGACGATCGGTACGAAAATTCAAAGTATTCAGACCGACCAGATTGCCTATTTCTTTTACGACGAAAAGTCAACCTGGTTGCAAACGCACGACGGCCGACCCATTTCGGTTGAGTACAGTCTGGAAAAACTGGCAACCCTGCTTGATCCCAACCAGTTTTTTCGAATTAATAGAGCGTATCTGATTACGTTTGATGCCATCAAAACCATCCATACCGATTCAAGCGGTAAACTCAAACTTGATCTGGAGCCGATATCCCGGCACGAAGTCTTTGTCAGTGGCGATCGGGTCACTGATTTTAAAGCCTGGCTTGGTAAATAA
- a CDS encoding DUF3500 domain-containing protein, producing MKYPSFLFGVGLLMLPAIFIGQRQFRTSWQAPEISRQALLLTADCASAKGVERVVCLAEAFKATLTSDQIASVQRPYSKTDAVKWSNFPEFSERPRRVGIRLGSLSEAQLKAAKTLLAAAMAQTIPNEGFDELEGNLAADEYLGKLINKTSTFNQGNYYLAFLGTPSTKDLWELQFGGHHFAVANTYKEGKAIGLTPSFRGVEPIAPVTINGRTHQSMEQERQAFANMLGSLSPSEQTTAKLSGTFRDVLLGPGVDGQFPNTKQGIKVGELSAAQKKLVLNAIKLYVNDLEPAMVATTLTQYTTDLDNTYIAFSGSGTMSQPGDYVRIDGPRVWIEYSGQASRDIPGTVHPHSVWRDRISDYGGN from the coding sequence ATGAAATATCCTTCATTTTTATTTGGTGTTGGGCTGCTGATGTTGCCTGCCATTTTTATTGGTCAACGCCAGTTTCGGACTTCCTGGCAAGCGCCGGAGATCAGTCGCCAGGCCCTGCTCTTAACAGCCGACTGCGCATCGGCGAAAGGGGTGGAACGCGTGGTTTGTCTGGCCGAAGCGTTCAAAGCTACCCTCACGTCCGATCAGATAGCCTCGGTGCAGCGGCCTTACTCAAAAACCGATGCGGTCAAATGGTCCAACTTTCCCGAATTTTCTGAACGTCCCCGGAGGGTGGGCATTCGGTTGGGATCGCTCAGTGAAGCCCAGCTTAAAGCCGCTAAAACCCTGCTGGCAGCGGCAATGGCGCAGACTATACCTAACGAGGGGTTCGATGAACTGGAAGGCAATCTGGCTGCCGACGAATATCTGGGTAAGCTTATTAATAAAACCAGCACATTTAATCAGGGCAATTATTATCTGGCGTTTCTGGGAACACCCAGCACCAAAGATCTGTGGGAATTGCAGTTTGGCGGACACCATTTCGCCGTTGCGAACACCTATAAAGAGGGCAAAGCGATTGGTTTAACGCCTTCTTTCCGGGGTGTTGAACCAATCGCTCCTGTCACGATCAATGGGCGTACTCATCAATCAATGGAACAGGAGCGGCAGGCCTTCGCCAACATGCTGGGTAGCCTGAGTCCCAGCGAGCAGACTACGGCCAAGTTATCGGGCACGTTTCGGGATGTTTTGCTTGGACCCGGAGTGGATGGTCAGTTTCCCAACACCAAGCAGGGTATCAAGGTGGGTGAGTTGAGTGCCGCGCAGAAAAAGCTCGTACTGAACGCTATAAAACTTTACGTCAACGATTTAGAGCCAGCTATGGTTGCTACTACATTGACCCAGTACACGACCGATCTCGACAATACGTACATCGCCTTTTCAGGCAGCGGTACTATGAGCCAGCCCGGCGATTACGTGCGGATCGACGGCCCGCGGGTTTGGATTGAGTATTCGGGGCAAGCCAGTCGTGATATTCCCGGCACGGTGCACCCACACTCCGTTTGGCGCGATAGAATAAGCGACTATGGTGGTAATTAA
- a CDS encoding EamA family transporter, which yields MWWIYALLSALFAALTAILAKVGIKGVNTDLATAIRTVVILFVAWGLVFWRGGIDTLPTLSRQNWLFLILSGIATGLSWIFYFKALQLGKVSQVAPVDKLSVAIAIILSVVFLGEVLTWKAALGAVLIIGGTLVLIL from the coding sequence ATGTGGTGGATTTATGCATTACTCTCGGCCTTGTTTGCCGCACTGACAGCCATTCTGGCAAAAGTGGGTATCAAAGGCGTCAATACCGATCTGGCAACGGCCATTCGAACGGTGGTCATTCTGTTTGTTGCCTGGGGGCTGGTGTTCTGGCGGGGAGGTATCGATACATTGCCCACACTCAGTCGACAGAATTGGTTGTTTCTGATTTTATCTGGTATAGCTACTGGGCTGTCCTGGATATTTTATTTTAAAGCGCTTCAACTGGGCAAGGTCTCACAGGTGGCACCAGTCGATAAACTGAGTGTGGCCATTGCTATCATTCTATCGGTTGTGTTTCTGGGCGAAGTACTTACCTGGAAAGCCGCCCTTGGAGCGGTATTAATTATCGGTGGAACGCTGGTGCTCATTCTGTAA
- a CDS encoding acyl carrier protein: protein MTTFTHICRYINQQFTLPISGIKSYHCLQTDLGLNDIEVTEVVVFLELLYGLTLPDEHLTPALSVKQLCTLIEQHKDYPQADSAFLIYRNPRHVFAKVG, encoded by the coding sequence ATGACCACCTTCACGCACATTTGCCGGTATATTAACCAACAGTTTACTCTACCAATTTCGGGCATCAAATCGTATCACTGCCTACAAACCGATTTAGGCCTAAACGACATAGAGGTAACCGAAGTAGTTGTTTTCCTGGAATTACTATATGGATTAACCTTGCCCGATGAGCATCTTACACCTGCCCTCTCGGTGAAGCAACTTTGTACCCTCATAGAGCAACATAAGGATTATCCACAGGCCGATTCCGCATTTTTGATTTATCGAAATCCCCGACACGTATTCGCCAAAGTTGGTTAA
- the parS gene encoding type II RES/Xre toxin-antitoxin system antitoxin gives MATQAPAAGIYTTGSLTPLQLIDRSRQGLSGVETSRVAGLLSVTDKEMARLLNQSVATFHRQVKLQQLDAATSERLLLLARLATYGTTVFQDKGKFTRWLRRPLRLLNDRPPLDLLDSSTGVQLVEDILGRIEYGVFS, from the coding sequence ATGGCGACGCAAGCACCCGCAGCAGGTATATACACGACTGGGTCACTCACACCTCTTCAACTTATTGATCGATCACGGCAGGGGTTGTCAGGTGTAGAAACGAGTCGAGTGGCAGGATTGCTTAGTGTTACTGATAAAGAAATGGCCCGCTTGTTAAATCAATCGGTAGCGACCTTTCACCGGCAGGTTAAACTTCAACAACTTGATGCCGCAACATCCGAGCGACTATTATTGCTGGCCCGACTAGCTACGTATGGGACCACTGTTTTTCAGGATAAAGGCAAGTTTACACGCTGGCTTCGTCGACCCCTTCGACTTCTGAATGATCGACCACCCTTAGATTTGCTGGACAGCTCGACGGGCGTTCAACTGGTGGAAGATATTCTGGGCCGCATTGAATACGGTGTGTTTAGCTAA
- a CDS encoding RES family NAD+ phosphorylase produces the protein MPTTLYRVQTDSHRDTILDGIGAQLHGGRWNVRGRPLVYTATTPELGFLEYMVHLEGTPLADLPPLILCEIEIPDESIVWLEAHQLPIGWNHPYIAPMGLPQFADAQFRQHNTLCLALPSVVVPLSPSRNVLLDPLHPLRAACRVVRIDSYPVDPRLPTATL, from the coding sequence ATGCCGACGACCTTATATCGAGTACAGACGGATAGTCATCGGGATACCATTTTAGATGGCATAGGTGCACAGTTGCATGGTGGTCGCTGGAACGTCCGCGGGCGACCATTGGTGTATACAGCCACAACGCCCGAACTGGGTTTTCTGGAATACATGGTTCATTTAGAGGGAACGCCCCTGGCCGATCTGCCCCCACTGATTCTCTGCGAAATCGAAATTCCTGACGAGTCAATTGTGTGGCTGGAAGCGCACCAACTACCGATTGGCTGGAACCACCCATACATAGCGCCAATGGGGTTGCCCCAATTTGCGGATGCGCAGTTTCGACAACACAATACGTTGTGTCTGGCTTTACCATCTGTAGTAGTTCCGCTATCGCCATCGCGCAATGTGCTGCTAGACCCATTGCATCCGTTACGGGCGGCATGTCGCGTTGTTCGGATTGACTCGTATCCAGTTGATCCAAGATTACCGACGGCTACGCTGTAA
- a CDS encoding phosphatase PAP2 family protein, whose amino-acid sequence MLLPVMAAVGQPLNTVFQRASWDSIPAQPTTFRWVAPTVLIPLGLALLPDYPNSNFDRFYVRSQIQDKIHFRTHADDFLQYGPATAWAGLSLAGVKGRSQPLDRVLIGVLAYGISTGIVLGLKHSTNELRPDGSNYLSFPSGHTANAFTGASLLDREFRGVSPWIPIGGYAMATSTGVLRMTNDKHWISDVLVGAGIGLLSTEVAYRVYPWLKRKLGRHKPTVH is encoded by the coding sequence ATGCTGCTTCCCGTAATGGCAGCCGTTGGGCAACCGCTAAACACTGTTTTCCAGCGGGCCTCCTGGGACAGCATTCCTGCTCAGCCAACTACTTTCCGATGGGTAGCTCCGACTGTATTGATTCCCCTTGGGTTAGCCCTATTACCCGACTATCCAAACAGTAATTTCGACCGCTTTTATGTCCGAAGTCAGATTCAGGATAAAATCCATTTTCGTACCCACGCCGACGATTTCCTACAATATGGGCCAGCTACTGCCTGGGCGGGGTTGAGTCTGGCAGGCGTAAAAGGTCGCTCCCAACCCCTTGATCGGGTGCTTATCGGTGTGCTTGCTTACGGGATTAGTACAGGCATTGTGCTGGGACTGAAACACAGCACGAATGAGCTTCGGCCAGATGGTTCCAATTACCTCTCCTTTCCATCGGGACATACCGCCAATGCCTTTACCGGAGCGAGTTTGCTGGATCGGGAATTTAGGGGAGTCAGTCCCTGGATTCCGATTGGCGGCTACGCCATGGCCACCTCGACTGGAGTCTTACGAATGACCAATGATAAACACTGGATATCGGACGTCCTGGTTGGGGCGGGCATTGGGTTGCTCTCTACCGAAGTAGCGTATCGGGTCTATCCGTGGCTGAAGCGCAAATTGGGTCGGCACAAACCGACTGTCCATTAA
- a CDS encoding sensor histidine kinase, giving the protein MDLLQQSEGLDEADLNRIQRSQQEIRRLSAMNQSLLLLAKIDNQQFAHNDSVNISELVNQLIDNYADYVAHRDITINRMIKEGPVRPMNRQLAEVLFSNLIKNAVRHGDAGSSIFVQVGSNSFIITNEGDPLPFPEDQLFRRFVRNQALPQSTGLGLALVKEIAGQYRMRVKYDYASSMRRHMFQVDF; this is encoded by the coding sequence TTGGATCTCCTGCAACAGTCGGAAGGCTTAGACGAAGCCGACCTGAATCGGATTCAGCGATCGCAACAGGAAATCAGGCGGCTCTCGGCCATGAACCAATCGTTGCTGTTGCTGGCCAAAATTGATAATCAGCAGTTTGCCCACAATGATTCGGTAAATATCAGCGAATTGGTCAATCAACTGATCGACAACTATGCGGATTATGTGGCCCACCGGGACATAACCATTAACCGGATGATTAAAGAAGGGCCAGTCAGACCAATGAATCGGCAATTAGCCGAAGTCCTTTTTTCTAATTTGATCAAAAACGCCGTCCGGCACGGCGATGCGGGCAGTTCTATTTTCGTTCAGGTGGGCAGTAACAGCTTTATCATCACTAACGAAGGCGATCCATTGCCCTTTCCGGAGGATCAACTTTTTCGGCGGTTTGTTCGTAACCAGGCACTGCCTCAGTCTACCGGTCTTGGATTAGCCCTGGTGAAGGAAATTGCGGGGCAATACAGGATGAGGGTGAAATACGATTACGCGTCATCAATGCGTCGGCACATGTTTCAGGTTGATTTTTGA
- a CDS encoding PepSY-like domain-containing protein: MYTLLISGLVIFTSAHVASVALTNYIVKATPAITIFTIDVPAAARATVARLYPGVKSVKWEKEDGNYEAGLTHNGKELSLVIDAKGNLLETETTITESALPASVRAYVAKHHAGKKIKEAAEIVDAKGKKTYEAEVGGKDLIFDEKGQFIK, translated from the coding sequence ATGTACACATTATTGATAAGCGGCCTGGTTATATTCACGTCGGCACACGTTGCCTCAGTTGCTCTAACGAACTACATAGTTAAGGCAACGCCTGCTATAACTATATTTACGATTGATGTGCCAGCGGCTGCCAGGGCTACTGTTGCCCGATTGTATCCGGGAGTTAAATCCGTGAAATGGGAGAAAGAAGATGGAAATTATGAAGCGGGACTGACTCATAACGGAAAGGAGTTGTCGCTGGTGATTGATGCCAAGGGTAATCTACTCGAAACCGAAACGACCATCACTGAATCGGCCCTGCCTGCATCGGTTCGGGCATATGTAGCCAAACACCATGCGGGTAAGAAAATTAAGGAAGCGGCCGAAATCGTCGATGCGAAGGGTAAAAAAACCTACGAAGCAGAAGTGGGTGGCAAAGACCTGATTTTTGACGAAAAAGGTCAGTTTATTAAGTAG